One stretch of Hymenobacter chitinivorans DSM 11115 DNA includes these proteins:
- a CDS encoding T9SS type A sorting domain-containing protein → MKNTYKSARQWVQKPHWRFLLLLLLALPFVGHAQSFSVVPADPANPQNFGSVAVGSFSAAKSYTVTGASLTMPVTVALSGTGYEISRDNITFSGSAFDLAPDASGNINTVVYARFRPTSGTPGTTINRTLSFTSDEASTITFNLTGTRAAGTPTVTADPTSRSFGNQVVNSPSAPQTTVVSGTSLTGPITVTAPAGFQVSVGSGAYASSVTLTPVSGAVSSTTVNIRFLPTAAQSYVDNVVVSSPGANTVNVGVSGTGVLPTPVLTATPSTLADFGQVTVGSSSSIIRTFNVSGADLQGPVTITPPSGFRIRTGTNFFSTSALTLTPTNGTLATTAIDVVFSPTVVQQYANDITVTSTNATTQLVRVTGEGTPSSGIPVVTVNPGALNFGTVTSSGGTSTRSFEVSGTDLTAGIVLSPSSPNIEIRNASAGGSFTKSPLTINPVSGTVSSQIIEVRLVALVAAGNFNERIDVTSTGAEPKLVSITAVNTSGAISDISVSNPNGNEFTFVTRPTTQSVSQSYLLAGTNLIDPLIVQPIGPNASYFQVSADNINFVSQLSFTPDNQGNVTQRPIYVRFVPGVNAITVTADIRNSSAPAPNFDVSVTGISEPTIRLDRAIGTFPDNIVKGTTSASTTVRLDGFLLAGDVTVQFPNESNPRNPTGIPQFEFSLDNGVTYVKSASITPDGEGNFTRNLLVRFAPTRVGNAAQELLFTNASFFNGSSFALTSGFGRTSGFSIATEPTVQSTATIVRNGTSATITFNLSNPPAGTSYGQNRLVIASSTYTKLPVSLFPRDKQNFNPGTTVNGAYVFGSGTVIEASSNTYVVFSAASDNFTVTGLDPNLTYNFFAFEFNNDNVLNAENYRVPNNEPQNPLPVELVSFTAKVRDNSVVLNWATASETNNRGFEVQRSSDAKTFTTIDFKQGAGTATTRTKYEAIDTKPLAGVSYYRLKQIDEDGTASYSKTLAVTTKLTEVSVYPNPTQGADVVNIALPSGTTEGLLVRITDLSGRQIRQARLSSQGELSTQDLKPGTYIIVVGEGETKVSRKLIKN, encoded by the coding sequence ATGAAAAACACTTACAAGAGTGCCCGGCAGTGGGTACAAAAGCCGCACTGGCGGTTTTTGCTGCTGCTCCTGCTGGCATTGCCATTTGTAGGGCATGCACAGTCCTTTAGCGTAGTTCCTGCTGACCCTGCTAACCCCCAGAACTTTGGTTCGGTAGCAGTGGGCTCCTTTTCGGCCGCTAAGTCGTACACCGTAACGGGGGCTAGCCTGACTATGCCCGTTACCGTAGCGCTAAGCGGTACCGGCTACGAAATCAGCCGCGACAATATCACCTTCAGCGGTAGTGCTTTCGACTTGGCTCCGGACGCCAGCGGAAATATCAACACGGTAGTATATGCTCGTTTCCGTCCTACTTCCGGTACCCCTGGTACAACCATCAACCGGACGCTGAGCTTCACCTCAGATGAAGCCAGCACAATTACTTTCAACCTGACGGGTACCCGTGCCGCTGGTACGCCAACTGTGACGGCTGATCCTACCTCGCGTAGCTTTGGCAATCAGGTGGTAAACTCACCTTCGGCTCCGCAGACGACGGTTGTATCGGGCACTTCGTTGACCGGCCCTATCACTGTAACGGCTCCGGCAGGTTTCCAGGTAAGCGTTGGCAGCGGTGCTTATGCTTCTTCCGTAACGCTGACGCCAGTTAGCGGCGCCGTTAGCTCCACCACGGTTAATATTCGTTTCCTGCCCACGGCTGCCCAAAGCTACGTGGACAATGTTGTGGTATCTAGCCCCGGTGCCAACACGGTAAATGTAGGTGTTTCGGGTACGGGCGTGCTGCCCACGCCCGTTCTGACGGCAACTCCCAGCACCTTAGCTGATTTTGGTCAGGTAACCGTTGGTTCTTCGAGCTCAATTATCCGCACCTTCAACGTAAGCGGTGCTGACCTGCAGGGCCCTGTGACCATCACGCCCCCCAGCGGCTTCCGTATCCGGACCGGCACGAACTTCTTCTCGACCAGCGCTCTGACGCTGACCCCAACCAACGGCACGCTGGCCACGACGGCAATTGACGTGGTGTTCAGCCCGACGGTCGTGCAGCAGTATGCCAATGACATTACGGTAACTTCAACCAACGCCACCACGCAGCTGGTGCGCGTAACGGGTGAAGGTACGCCGAGCTCGGGTATCCCGGTCGTAACCGTAAACCCCGGGGCTCTGAACTTTGGTACGGTAACCAGCAGCGGTGGCACCAGCACCCGCAGCTTCGAGGTTAGCGGTACTGATCTGACGGCCGGTATTGTTTTGTCGCCCAGCAGCCCCAACATCGAAATCCGCAACGCCTCGGCCGGTGGCAGCTTTACGAAAAGCCCGCTGACCATCAACCCGGTTAGCGGTACGGTTTCGTCGCAAATCATTGAAGTGCGCCTGGTAGCCCTCGTGGCCGCCGGTAATTTCAACGAGCGTATCGACGTGACCAGCACCGGTGCCGAACCGAAACTGGTATCTATTACGGCTGTCAACACCAGCGGTGCTATTTCGGATATCTCGGTTTCGAACCCCAATGGTAACGAATTTACCTTCGTAACCCGTCCTACTACGCAGTCGGTTTCGCAGTCATACTTGCTGGCCGGTACCAACCTGATTGATCCGCTGATCGTGCAGCCCATTGGTCCCAATGCTAGCTACTTCCAGGTTTCGGCGGACAACATCAATTTCGTGTCCCAGCTGTCCTTTACGCCCGATAACCAGGGTAACGTAACCCAGCGTCCTATTTACGTACGCTTCGTACCGGGTGTAAACGCAATTACGGTAACGGCCGACATTCGCAACTCCAGTGCTCCGGCGCCTAACTTCGACGTATCGGTAACCGGTATCAGCGAGCCTACCATCCGTTTGGACCGTGCTATCGGCACCTTCCCCGACAACATCGTGAAAGGCACCACGTCGGCTTCGACGACTGTTCGTCTCGACGGCTTCCTGCTGGCGGGTGATGTAACGGTACAGTTCCCGAATGAAAGCAACCCGCGTAACCCCACTGGTATTCCCCAGTTTGAGTTCTCGCTCGACAATGGTGTTACCTACGTCAAAAGCGCTTCTATCACCCCGGATGGTGAAGGTAACTTCACTCGTAACCTGCTGGTTCGCTTTGCGCCTACCCGCGTTGGTAACGCCGCCCAGGAATTGCTCTTCACCAATGCCAGCTTCTTCAACGGCAGCTCCTTCGCGCTGACCAGCGGCTTTGGCCGGACTTCGGGCTTCTCGATTGCCACGGAGCCTACGGTGCAGTCGACGGCTACGATCGTGCGCAACGGCACCTCGGCCACGATTACCTTTAACCTGTCGAATCCGCCCGCTGGCACTAGCTATGGTCAGAACCGCTTGGTAATTGCCAGCAGCACCTACACGAAGCTGCCCGTTAGCCTGTTCCCTCGCGACAAGCAGAACTTCAACCCCGGTACGACGGTGAACGGTGCTTACGTGTTCGGTAGCGGTACTGTCATCGAAGCTTCTTCGAACACCTACGTAGTATTCAGCGCGGCTTCGGACAACTTTACCGTGACCGGCCTGGACCCCAACTTGACCTACAACTTCTTTGCTTTCGAGTTCAACAACGACAACGTACTGAATGCAGAGAACTACCGCGTGCCGAACAACGAGCCCCAGAACCCACTGCCCGTGGAGCTGGTCTCGTTCACGGCCAAGGTGCGTGATAACAGCGTAGTGCTGAACTGGGCTACGGCCAGCGAAACCAACAACCGTGGTTTTGAGGTGCAGCGCAGCTCGGATGCCAAGACCTTCACAACGATTGACTTCAAGCAAGGTGCTGGCACAGCCACTACCCGCACGAAATACGAGGCCATCGATACCAAGCCCCTGGCCGGCGTATCGTACTACCGCTTGAAGCAGATTGATGAGGACGGCACGGCTTCTTACTCGAAGACGCTGGCTGTTACGACTAAGCTGACGGAAGTGAGTGTGTATCCCAACCCCACGCAGGGCGCTGATGTAGTAAACATAGCGCTGCCCTCCGGTACCACGGAAGGTCTGCTAGTTCGCATCACCGACCTGTCGGGTCGTCAGATTCGCCAGGCTCGCTTGAGCAGCCAGGGTGAGCTGAGCACGCAGGACCTGAAGCCTGGCACCTACATCATTGTAGTAGGCGAAGGCGAAACGAAAGTGAGCCGCAAGCTGATCAAGAACTAG